From the genome of Caretta caretta isolate rCarCar2 chromosome 27, rCarCar1.hap1, whole genome shotgun sequence, one region includes:
- the LOC125626716 gene encoding coenzyme Q-binding protein COQ10 homolog B, mitochondrial, with amino-acid sequence MAGSGCRGAALLRALRGAGGRPRPGDGTRYLSSCGILATPQAPKRPPVAPVWVPQPPARTFLNLAAPLGARRMEYAEARVLGYSMEQMYNVVANVESYQLFVPWCNRSKILSCRKGLTRAELEVGFPPIVECYVSEISLTPQHQIRAVCSDSRIFSHLETLWRFSPGLPGQPDTCTLDFYVSFEFKSMLHSHLANLFFNEVVKQMVTAFERWAEKMYGPQTAVHPQKCLQAARCM; translated from the exons ATGGCCGGGAGCGGCTGCCGGGGAGCCGCGCTCCTGCGGGCGCTGCGGGGAGCTGGGGGCCGCCCGCGCCCCGGGGACGGGACTCG GTATTTAAGTTCCTGTGGGATCCTGGCCACACCGCAGGCCCCCAAGCGGCCGCCCGTCGCCCCGGTGTGGGTGCCGCAGCCCCCGGCACGGACCTTCCTGAACCTGGCGGCCCCGCTGGGCGCCCGGCGGATGGAGTACGCGGAAGCGCGAGTGCTGGG CTACTCGATGGAGCAGATGTACAACGTGGTGGCCAACGTGGAGAGCTACCAGCTCTTCGTGCCATGGTGCAACCGCTCCAAGATCCTGTCCTGCCGCAAAGGGCTCACGCGGGCAGAGCTGGAGGTCGGCTTCCCGCCCATCGTGGAGTGCTACGTCTCTGAAATCTCCCTGACTCCCCAGCACCAGATCCGG GCTGTATGCAGCGACAGCCGCATCTTCAGCCACCTGGAGACGCTGTGGAGGTTTAGCCCAGGGCTGCCGGGGCAGCCGGACACATGCACATTAGACTTCTAT GTCTCCTTTGAGTTCAAGTCCATGCTGCATTCCCACTTGGCCAACCTGTTCTTCAACGAGGTGGTGAAGCAGATGGTGACGGCCTTTGAGAGGTGGGCGGAGAAGATGTACGGCCCGCAGACGGCCGTGCATCCCCAGAAGTGTTTGCAGGCAGCCCGCTGCATGTGA